The Lathyrus oleraceus cultivar Zhongwan6 chromosome 5, CAAS_Psat_ZW6_1.0, whole genome shotgun sequence genome includes the window GCTTCACCATGTTGTTCTCCGCTGATAGTTTTCTTCGCAGCTATAAATTCGGCACTCATAGCATTCATCCCTTCTTTCAAAGCTTCCTCGACATCCCCATATCCATGTTTCTCAGCATACTTTCTCACATCCTCGGTTATCTTCATAGAGCAGAATTTAGGGCCACACATCGAGCAGAAATGAGCCACCTTCGCACCATCTGCAGGCAACGTTTCATCGTGGAAGGACATGGCTGTCATTGGATCCAAAGATAAAGCAAACTGGTCCATCCATCGGAATTCAAATCTCGCCTTGCTTAATGCATCGTCCCATTCTTGAGCATGTGGATGTTGTTTGGCTAAATCGGCAGCATGAGCAGCTATCTTGTAAGCTATAACTCCAGCCTTCACATCATCTCGGTTTGGCAACCCGAGATGTTCTTTTGGTGTCACGTAACAGAGAAGAGCCGTACCAAGTGCACCGATATTTGCAGCACCAATAGCAGAGGTGATGTGATCGTAACCAGGGGCAATATCGGTTGTTAAAGGGCCAAGAGTGTAGAAAGGTGCTTCATTACACCATTCTAATTGTTTTTGCATGTTTTCAGGAATCTTGTGCATTGGAACATGTCCAGGTCCTTCATTCATCACCTGTAAAAGAGCTCAAAGTAAACAAATAGTGACGAATACTGAAAAAACACGAAAAGAACAGTCCCTAGAAAGTCCCAGTTATATCGACAAAATCTAACAATACCAAGCTATGAAGAAAGTTTGATTATATATATCACCTGTACATCCTTTTCCCATGCTCTACGAGTGAGTTCACCTTGTGTCAAAAGCTCGGCAAATTGAGCTGTGTCATTTGCATCATAAATGGATCCAGGTCTTAATCCATCACCAATGGACAAAGCCACATCATACTGATTGCATATGTCAAGTATGTCATCCCAGTGCTCATAAGCGAAATTCTCTTTGTGATAAGCTAAGCACCACTTTGCATGAATCGATCCTCCTCTGGAAACTATTCCCGTCATGCGCTTTGCAGTTAAAGGAATATACCTAAGAAGCACTCCTGCATGAATGGTGAAGTAATCAACACCTTGTTCAGCTTGTTCAATCAAGGTTTCTCTAAACACCTCCCAGCTAAGATCTTCGGCAATTCCGTTAACTTTCTCAAGTGCTTGATAAATAGGTACAGTCCCAACTGGTACGGCAGAGTTGCGTAAGACCCACTCTCGAGTTTCATGGATATGGCGACCGGTTGAGAGATCCATGACTGTATCAGCTCCCCACATGGTCGCCCACTGAACCTTGTAAACTTCCTCTTCTATAGAGCTTACGACTGCAGAATTTCCAATGTTGGCATTTACTTTCACCAAAAAGTTTCTTCCGACTATCGTTGGCTCTAACTCCAAGTGCTTCTTGTTGGAAGGAATGATAGCCCGTCCACGAGCAACTTCTGACCTCACAAACTCCGGGTCAAGCTTCTCACGAGTGGCGCAATAAAGCATCTCCTCTGTAATGATTCCCTGCTTAGCATAGTACATCTGAGTGAATCTTGGAGGACCTGTTTTTTCTCTCCTGTCAATCCACTCTTTGCGCAATTTCGGTAGTCCTAATAATCAAATCAATTAAAAGAAACCAATTAGACTAATGCAATTTTCTCAATACTTTGTGTTAGTATACATTATAAACCAAAATAAGAATCATAAACtaagaaataaagaaaatgccACAGCAAAAAAAACAGAAAACTTGATTTTCATACCTATCGTTGGACTTATATCTTGAGGACCACTGGTATCATAGTTATCAAAGTGAGATTCATCACCAGATAAGTGAACTCGTCGAAATGGAACTTTGAGCACATGACCAGTTTCTTCATGAACAACTTCCCTGTAAACATGATGATATATTAACTACCGCAGCCGCATAGCTAGTTTTCTACAAAAAGGCATGGAAAAGCGAACAATTTGTGATCGAACGAAACTGACATCGAAAAGTATATATATTAAAGACGTCAAGGTAAACCTGGATTCTTTTGTGCTCTTAGGAAAGCACTGTTCAAAGGAAGGAAGAGGAAGAAAATCAGGAGAAGCAGGATCAACCGTGTGCTTGGTTTGTTTCTTTTTGTCTGCATTAGTAGCTGGAGGATCGAATGTCAATGTGGCTCTAGGCACCAAAGCCATGGAAGATGGAACTGGTTCCTTCTTCCAAGCATTTGAAGAGCGTCCAACAACGTCAAACCGAGGCAAGAATGTAGAATTCAGGAACTTCGATTGAGCGGCATGGTTTCCGTTCTTGCAAACAACTGATGTCACATTAGCATGCACCGACGCCATCTCGATGCAGAACTACAAAAACTCAAATTTTGAATATCAAATTTTCAAACAACCGGCATGCATATAAATTATGTATATATATGTTATCTATATGCACAAATATGAATAGAttatataataaaaaattaatttcaaatACAAACACTAGAGTTCACAAATTATATAGCTAATCAACTTTGTTCTCTTGATAAGAAAATTATACCAAATCCCTTAGACAATGGTTTTCACTTTTCACTAAATTTATTCAAACTCTTCGATAAAGAAACCTAAAAATAAGCTGATACAAATTCACAAGTGAATCAGGGCCGTCTTTGAGGGCGTGCAAAGCGGTCTACAGCACAGAGCCCGACACTTTTTTATGATTAAGCTATGGAAAAAAGTCTGCATACACATATTCTATGATTAACTTACCGTTTACTAGGACCTCTTAAAAAATTCACGATTCAATTAAAGCAAGCTTCAGCTTCTTACTCACGACCTCTAAAAAATTTGATACGAAGATTCCTCAACCTCAGAAACGTAGAACAGGACAAAAAGAGATACTTTCAAACAATATCTTCCATGGCCCATTTATAcgaaaaaatatatattttatgACATCCAAAGAACCTCatatttcaaaaaaataattaatCAAATACAAAAGCTATAAATGGAAGCTTCAACAAACTCAGGTAATTTTGATAATATCACCACAGAATCAAATATGCATATCTAAATCAACAAAAGTAAGATAATCTTTTCTCCCTGTACATCAGTGCTCTTGAATGCATTCAAAAACGAAGAATAAGACTATAAAAACAAATCAAAGATGCATGAAACATGGCAAAAAAAACAtgatcatatatatatatatatatatatatatatatatatatatatatatatatatatatatatatatatatatatatatattagatgAAAATGAAATGGGCTTGACAAACCGGTTGGAGAGAGAGGATCTGAAAAAGCAGACCAATAAAGGGTTGATCTTATCTGCAGGAAGGAATGAAATGGCAGAGATTGAATGAGTGAATGGTGGTTGTACACTAAGGTTGAGAGTGTTGTGTTGTTTTTATAGGACAAGAGAGAGAAAGCACAATAGTGACATGGAGTGCTTCTAGATATTTTAACAACAAAATTAAATACCTTTCATTGCAATTTGCATGTCCTCAAAGGGTAAAAAAGGGATGAGCACCATAATCTAGTGTCAAATTTACTTTGAATATATATTTATTAGATTTTATATTTATTATCACAAAAGGTATGTACCATAAGATTTCAATTTAATTTCTTTCAAAGAATATTCATAGAAATTTTATTGGCTTAATATTCTTTTTATCTGATATATTAATTCGAGTTAATTTTGgcctttaatttttttttaagtttATACGAGTCTCTTAACtcttcaaatattttttttaaaataactaaaaaattaaaaaattaatataaatattttttaaattaagaGACCAAAATAAATCCCAAAATtaaaatatatgacaaaaaagATTATTAAATCAACTTTATTCAATTAAGTTATGGGTTTCATTCCAACCACAAAAAGATTTAAGTGGACATTTCACCGTCGATGTAACAATATCATTAAATTGTACTTTTTTCTTAAGTTATACGACGTTTTAGTCATTTAACAATGTTTCATTGTAGAATAAGAATTGTTCAATAATTGAGGAGGTAGAGCTTGTTTAGTGATGTTGAACTTCCGATGTGGTGGAGAAAGAATTGACCTGCAAGATTAGAACGCCAATGTTCAATCTAGCAAGAGAGCCAAAAGTGATCTGTGAATAAGAAAGTGTGGTCGAATAGATTTTGACCCAGAGTGGTCTCAATGTGGGCCTCCACCGACCTAACTTTATATCCTCTTTGTCAGAATATGTTCGACAAACAGAATTACCCAAGGGTTGGAAAGTACCCAAGTTCACTAAGTTCGTTGGCGAAACGAGTGAGTCGACGACAGAACATGTCGCCAGACATCAAACTGAAGTTAGCGACATAGCAAACAACGAGAATTTAAAGATAAAGTATTTCCCAAGTTCTCTTAGAAAAAACGCCTTCACCTAGTTCACTACATCACCTCCACACTCTGTCCAAACATGGAGTCAGTTAGAGAGGTTattccatgaacagttttacatggGCCAATAAAAAATAAGCCTGAAAGAGTTGGCTAGTGTTAGGCGAAAAATCTACGAGTCCATTGATGATTATCTCAATAGATTTAGACTTCTTAAAGCAAGATAATTTACACAAGTCCATGAACACGAACTGGTCAAAATGGATGTTGGGGGCCTAGACTACTCAATTAGGAAGAAATTAGACACTTAATACCTTAGGGATATGGCGTAATTGGCAGATAGGATTCTCCAAGTCGAACGCTTGGAAGCTGAAAAAGCCAGGACAAACAAGTACCAAAAAAAGGAGAAAATCGCTTACATTGAGGCAGACGATTATTTGTCTGATAGGGGCAACGAATATTTTGACAAGAGTGAGGTAAACATGGCCGAGTTGAAGCCATGGTCTGCCTATGTTTGTAAATTGCTGAAAGTCGTCGAATAGGAAGAATCCCTTCGAGCCCAACAAGAACGGAATTTTTTCCGCTAAAACTTACACATTCGACATAACAAAATGCGATGAAATGTTTGATTTGTTAGTTATAGATGGACATATCGTAGTGCCTCAAGGTTTAAAAACACCTCCTTTAGAATAGAGGAAAAAGAGAGATTTTTTGAAGTACCATAATTTTTTAGGTCATAAAACATCTCAATGTAttcttttcagggatttggttcaGAAAGCTTTGACTGGCGGCAAGCTCCTGTTTGGCGAAAAGCCAAAGTCATCAATGAAGGTGGACTCCGACCCTATACAAATAAAAGATGCTCACTGTCCCGAGCCCTTGGAGATTATGATGGTCGAAGCCACTGAGGGCTTCAATATGGAAGTTGACAAGGGTGAGCATATCTCGGCTATTGTCGATTCTGAGATGCAAACGGTTTACCCCATGTTAAAGAGGGGTTGATCGAATTTTTGGAGCGTTGCAAGCTCAACGACTTAAAAATGATGTTGTGCCAAAGGTGCGGTGTTGTGTTTGAAGAAGAAACGGAAAAGAAGCTGGAAGGTACCGGGAGGTACGACCCCATGAGGGGTAGAGGAGGAAGCCAAGCGACCAGGTTTTCCATGAACAACCGTGATGGCCCTCACAGAAACGAAGAATACAGGAGGCGGTTTAGATAACCTCGCTAGAGGATATTTTGCCCACCAACAAATGTGCCTGAGAACAAATGGGTGAAACCCCTAAATCAAAAGGGGGCGAATCAGCCAAAGTGGAAAGAGGTCAACCCCAAAGTGGGGGTGCAAGATCAAAGCAACCACAAAATCTAGAAGGGAAGGTCTCACATTCCCCCAACTTACAAGGGTAACAACCCAATGACACGCACCCAATGGAGACATCATTAGAGGAAGAAGAAGGCCGAAAATAAGGCCTTTGCTAATAGAAACCAAGCCCCTTGGGAAAATCACCCCTCAGCTGTGTCAAAGGCTTATTTGAAGCCTTACCCAAAAGAACCAGTCGAGAAGGATACAAAAGCAAACAACAAAAGCCTGTCTATGAAGATGGTGCAATGCGCTAAAGATGTATATAAGACTGGAGCAAAAACACCCGAGTACTCGCCTCATTCAGACGATAAGGCACCAAATTACACTTTTCAGGGAGAGGAGGAAACACCTCAGTACACGCCTCAACCGAAAGACAAATAGATGGAGTACACACCAGGGTTTGATGACGAGATGGTCAATGATAATTTTGACGACAAGTTTGAAGACGACTTGCAGATTAATTGAGGTATAGTTTCAATTTTACTTGCAAAATATGATAGAGTCTTAGAAGTGTATGACACTGAGGGGGATGATATACAGGATGAGGCGCCTAATCAGAAGCCTATTTGCTACTACGTCATGAACAACGGGGTGGTCGAAGAACAACAAGCTATCTTTGAGAGACCTAACCCGAGGATGATGTATCATTTGAAACCATTGTTCATTAGGGCCAATGTAGATGGCACGACCGTTAACAAAGTGTTTGTCGATGTCGGCACGATCAACCTGATGCAACGCTCTTTATTTAAGAATATCGGGAAGACCGACAAGGATTTTCGACCCCACAACATGGTTCTGTCCAATTATGAGGGCAAGACCAGGCACATTCTAGGAGTAATTCAAATGGAATAATCAGTTGGCTCATCTTCAAGGACAACTATGTTCATGGTGATAACATCTAACGGAATTACAACTTACCACTCGACCGTGAGTGGATTCATGGCATAGGAGCGGTTTCGTCAATGTTACACCATAGGGTGACCCTCTGGTGAGAGGATGGATTTGTCGAGAATATAGGTGACTTGAGGACGGAACAACAACGGAAAGGTATTGATCAAGCCTGTCAGGGggcgatgttggatgagatgagcagcatgatgcgacagttgatgttgcatttcccaCAACCACCTCCTCAGTAGGGTACTGTGAGTATCCTCCTTCGCTCTTGTTCGCAAACATTGAGGAtaatgttgagttcaagtgtgggggagattttatgtcttttacCGTTATTCTATTTTCAGTATTTTGTTATATTATCTCATTATTTTGTTATTTACTTTTGTGCATTCTAGATTTGgtttttctgtttgaaggtacaTTATGCTGCGAGTGTTTCAAGTCTGTGTTGATAGGTTGGAAATAGTAATGATCACGATTGggagtggatgaaaggatcacgCAATTTACCATTGCTTATTGTGAAGGATCTCCCTAGGAAGTTGACACTGCTGAAAGTAAGATCGGACGCAACATATACAACTTAATCGACATGAGTATCCTGTACATTCCGAAGTAAGGAAGAAATCACAC containing:
- the LOC127084609 gene encoding phosphomethylpyrimidine synthase, chloroplastic — its product is MASVHANVTSVVCKNGNHAAQSKFLNSTFLPRFDVVGRSSNAWKKEPVPSSMALVPRATLTFDPPATNADKKKQTKHTVDPASPDFLPLPSFEQCFPKSTKESREVVHEETGHVLKVPFRRVHLSGDESHFDNYDTSGPQDISPTIGLPKLRKEWIDRREKTGPPRFTQMYYAKQGIITEEMLYCATREKLDPEFVRSEVARGRAIIPSNKKHLELEPTIVGRNFLVKVNANIGNSAVVSSIEEEVYKVQWATMWGADTVMDLSTGRHIHETREWVLRNSAVPVGTVPIYQALEKVNGIAEDLSWEVFRETLIEQAEQGVDYFTIHAGVLLRYIPLTAKRMTGIVSRGGSIHAKWCLAYHKENFAYEHWDDILDICNQYDVALSIGDGLRPGSIYDANDTAQFAELLTQGELTRRAWEKDVQVMNEGPGHVPMHKIPENMQKQLEWCNEAPFYTLGPLTTDIAPGYDHITSAIGAANIGALGTALLCYVTPKEHLGLPNRDDVKAGVIAYKIAAHAADLAKQHPHAQEWDDALSKARFEFRWMDQFALSLDPMTAMSFHDETLPADGAKVAHFCSMCGPKFCSMKITEDVRKYAEKHGYGDVEEALKEGMNAMSAEFIAAKKTISGEQHGEAGGEIYLPESYISSKEGAI